CCAGCCCATCAGTCAGATAACCATAGAAAGCACCTATCGGATCACCTACCCGACGATACGAACCGGAAGCCGTACTGGTCAGCGACTCCGGAGTTCCACCCAAATCGGTAATCTTATTACGGGCGTCCGACAGATTGAACCCGAAATTGTAATTTACATTTCCGATCTTATCACGCCATGACAGATTAAGTTCCCATCCTTTGACATCAATCTTACCAAGATTGACATAACCTACGTTACTACTGGAAACCCCGACAATAGCCGGAACATCGGGACGAACCAATGCATCAATATTTTCTTTCTTATACCAATCAAAGTCCACATTCAGTCTATTGTTCAAAAAACTAAGGTCTACTCCGAAATTAAGCATGCGGATGGTTTCCCACTTGATGTCGGGATTACCGATTTTGTTTTGCCAAAGTCCCATAACAGGTGTATTAGAAGCTCCGATAGGATAAGACTCTTCGGTTATGATAGGTGACAAGTAGGGGTAGTAATTACCGGGAATGTTTTGATTTCCCAATTCACCCCAGGAAGCACGCAGCTTACCCGAACTCAATACCGAAGTAGCGAACTCCATGAATTTTTCACGTGAGAAGTTCCATCCTGCCGAGAACGATGGAAAATATCCCCAACGATTGCCCTTGGCAAATCTTGAAGTTCCGTCGGCACGCAGGTTAGCTTCAAACAGGTATTTACCGTCAAAAGCATAGTTGACACGACCAAAGTAAGAACGCAAAGCCCACTCGTCTTTTGTTCCGCTATTCATAAAATTAATCATTCCGGCGCTAATAACGTGAATATCCTCAACCATCACATTATCACGCGTAGCACCCAGTGTGCTTCTGTTTTCCCACTCTTGCGAAAATCCCATCAATGCTCCCAACTCGTGGCGTCCTATGGTCTTATTAAAGTTCAGGGTGAATTGCAACGTTTGGGTCATAACGTCAAGATGGCTTTGTGAGATATAGTCCTTGGCATCTTCATTTGCTTTCAACGGGCTACCGTCCGAGTAATAAGACAACATCTTCGGGTTAAACTCATCCACTTGGCGGGTATATATATTTGCAGAGTACTGCATACCTACGTTCAGTCCGTCTATAATTTTGAGATCTGCATTGAAAATACCATTGAGCACGCGTGTTTTCCGTTCTTCCATTCCCGACTCATAAGCTACCTGCAAGGGGTTACGTACCGAACCGTACGACCAGTTCTCACTATCTACCATCCGGCCATTCTCGTCAGGAATTTGCCACATGACGGGAAGTAACGGAGACATACGCTGTGACAGGCGGAATACTCCTGATGTGCCGCTATAACCTAAGTCCTTTTTATAGAAATCGACATAGCTCATCTGTCCGGTCAGTTTCAGACGATCATACACCTCCGTGTTTACACTGATACGCGCATTATGTCTCTTGGAACTATATCCGTCACCTACAACCAGTCCATCCTGATCCAGGAAACCATACGACATAAAAAATCCGGTTTTCTCGCTTCCACCCCGTGCACTTACATTATGCCCTGTCTGAAAAGCTCGGCTTTTGTATATTTCGTCAATCCAGTCTGTATTGGAATATTCGTTGGGATACAGTCCCGAATCATATTTATCGAAAGCCTCTTGTGTATAGGGCTTGGAAAATCCGGCAGCACTCATGGCTTCGTTGGAGAGTTCCATGTATTCCCTTCCGTTAACAAGTTTGGGCAATGCTGTGGGAGTCTGGAATCCGGCATATCCGTTATATTGGAATACTACACGTTCTTTCTTTTCTCCCTTTTTAGTCGTTACAAGAATAACACCGTTAGCGGCACGTGCTCCATAAATGGCCGATGAGGCGGCATCTTTCAGTACGGATACGCTTTCGATGTCCGAAGGATTCAATAAGTTGATGTCTCCCCCGGCTACTCCATCAATCAAGATCAAAGGTGCTGTACTACTGTTGATGGTTCCCGTACCACGAATGTTGATACTGGGCACAGCACCCGGTTGTCCCGAAGAGGAAACGATACTAACTCCAGGCAACAATCCTTGCAGACCCGTAGTTACGTTAGTAATAGGTCGGTTCTCGATAGCCTCCGCTTTGACCATAGATACAGCACCTGTTACATTCACTTTCTTTTGTACGCCATAGCCTACAACTACTACATCTTCCAGGCTGACAGCATTCTCTTTCATCACTACGTTTACTGTCGTTGCTTTCGCTATGACGCTTTCTTCACGGTAGCCGACGTATGAGTACCGAAGTGTACTTCCATAGGGTACCTTGATGGAATACTGACCATTGATATCGGTGATTGTACCTGTAGTCGATCCTTTTACCGATACGGTGGCTCCGATGATCGGTTCCGTATTCTCGTCAGTAACTTTACCTTTCACATACAGTTCCTTCTTCTCTCCTTGTGAATCAACAGGTTCAGTTTTATTTTGATATTCTTTATTATAAAATAAAATACTGTCATCCAGGAAACGGAACCCAATGTTAGTCCCTTTTAGCAAAAGAGTTAGTGCTTTGTTTACATCTGTGTCTTTTACCTCCAATGACACTTTCCTACTCGTATCCACAAATTCTTTACTATAGGCTACATTCATCGATGCCTTCTCTGCTATCTGACTGATAGCTTCTTTAAGAGGAAGCTCTTTGATACTAACCGATATTTTTTGCTGTTGTGCATAAACAAAAACTGTGACAAATATGCACATTAAGGTTACAATACACCTTCTGCCGGTGGATGAAAAAGGAGAATCTTTTTCCATAATATTAGTCTTTAAAGTTAATAGTTCAATATCTATTAGCTAATACACAAGAGGTATTAAAAAGTATTACAGCAAATAAGTTAATGAATATTAATTCAGGAAATATAGGAGAACTTGCCGGAAATCAATCCATACTTGATAAAAAAGAAAGAAAACACTTCAAAGGTATCGTTTTTAGAAGAAAATATAAAGGGGGGATATCGTATTTTCTCATTTAATGCATAAATTAGTGTCTTTACCTGAAATAATTAATACCTTTGAGTGCATGAATTAATTCATTTGACTATAGTGTTTCTTTCGTTAGAGTATAGTCAAATAAAAGAAGTACTATAGTCAACAGGGCAG
The Bacteroides caecimuris DNA segment above includes these coding regions:
- a CDS encoding TonB-dependent receptor; the protein is MEKDSPFSSTGRRCIVTLMCIFVTVFVYAQQQKISVSIKELPLKEAISQIAEKASMNVAYSKEFVDTSRKVSLEVKDTDVNKALTLLLKGTNIGFRFLDDSILFYNKEYQNKTEPVDSQGEKKELYVKGKVTDENTEPIIGATVSVKGSTTGTITDINGQYSIKVPYGSTLRYSYVGYREESVIAKATTVNVVMKENAVSLEDVVVVGYGVQKKVNVTGAVSMVKAEAIENRPITNVTTGLQGLLPGVSIVSSSGQPGAVPSINIRGTGTINSSTAPLILIDGVAGGDINLLNPSDIESVSVLKDAASSAIYGARAANGVILVTTKKGEKKERVVFQYNGYAGFQTPTALPKLVNGREYMELSNEAMSAAGFSKPYTQEAFDKYDSGLYPNEYSNTDWIDEIYKSRAFQTGHNVSARGGSEKTGFFMSYGFLDQDGLVVGDGYSSKRHNARISVNTEVYDRLKLTGQMSYVDFYKKDLGYSGTSGVFRLSQRMSPLLPVMWQIPDENGRMVDSENWSYGSVRNPLQVAYESGMEERKTRVLNGIFNADLKIIDGLNVGMQYSANIYTRQVDEFNPKMLSYYSDGSPLKANEDAKDYISQSHLDVMTQTLQFTLNFNKTIGRHELGALMGFSQEWENRSTLGATRDNVMVEDIHVISAGMINFMNSGTKDEWALRSYFGRVNYAFDGKYLFEANLRADGTSRFAKGNRWGYFPSFSAGWNFSREKFMEFATSVLSSGKLRASWGELGNQNIPGNYYPYLSPIITEESYPIGASNTPVMGLWQNKIGNPDIKWETIRMLNFGVDLSFLNNRLNVDFDWYKKENIDALVRPDVPAIVGVSSSNVGYVNLGKIDVKGWELNLSWRDKIGNVNYNFGFNLSDARNKITDLGGTPESLTSTASGSYRRVGDPIGAFYGYLTDGLAQVYDFESVNTTTGKYQKPKFPLVASQNGIVQPGDIKYRDISGPDGAPDGVIDDYDKVVFGEKEPHYTYAIKGGLEWKGIDFSFYLQGVGKVAGYLEDEARHAFINDYSIPKKEHLDRWTPMNPNASYPRLYQSQEHNRLFSDYWKEDASYLRLKNIQIGYRFPARMVAPLGINSLRVYASADNLFTKTDYFGAYDPEVRTTSGDVYPQVKTYVFGLSITF